A region from the Variovorax sp. RKNM96 genome encodes:
- a CDS encoding VOC family protein, with amino-acid sequence MLSHVFVGVTDFERAFGFYTALMGELRLKLRFRDETKPWAGWQSADAPRPLFLVGAPFDGHQATSGNGQMVALMAADRATVDRARAAALANGGSCEGPPGLRPHYHPDYYGAYFRDPDGNKLCVCCHTPPSTC; translated from the coding sequence ATGCTGTCCCATGTTTTCGTCGGTGTGACCGACTTCGAACGCGCCTTCGGCTTCTACACGGCGCTCATGGGCGAGCTGCGCCTGAAGCTGCGCTTTCGCGACGAGACCAAGCCGTGGGCCGGCTGGCAAAGCGCCGATGCACCGCGGCCCCTGTTCCTGGTCGGCGCCCCTTTCGACGGCCACCAGGCCACGAGCGGCAACGGCCAGATGGTGGCGCTGATGGCCGCCGACCGCGCCACCGTGGACCGCGCCCGCGCCGCCGCACTGGCCAACGGCGGCAGCTGCGAAGGCCCGCCAGGACTCAGGCCGCACTACCACCCGGACTACTATGGCGCGTACTTCCGCGATCCGGACGGAAACAAACTCTGCGTCTGCTGCCACACACCACCATCGACATGCTGA
- a CDS encoding response regulator transcription factor: MRIAILDNERDQLRLVTHTATSLGHECQEYTDGTLLLQAAQAQRFDLLIFQWRLPGLDSPALVKALRRAAGNRLPILFMTHRADAADMAMSLHAGADDFLISPISGAELEARIGGLLRRSYPALHEPQLVFGPYQFLPAWRTVKLKGARVGLRSREYDLALFLFQNTGRLLSREQLYQAIWGADFEVLSRSLDTHLSRVRAKLDLRPANGFLLAALRGFGYRLEAIEAAAAQEEIHAGAMS, translated from the coding sequence ATGCGCATAGCAATACTCGACAACGAGCGGGATCAGCTGCGACTGGTCACCCACACCGCAACTAGCCTCGGCCACGAATGCCAGGAATATACGGACGGGACCCTGCTGCTGCAGGCGGCGCAGGCGCAGCGTTTCGACCTGCTGATCTTTCAGTGGCGCCTGCCTGGCCTCGACAGTCCGGCACTGGTGAAGGCGCTGCGGCGAGCCGCCGGCAACCGCCTCCCGATCCTCTTCATGACGCACAGGGCCGACGCCGCGGACATGGCCATGAGCCTGCATGCCGGCGCCGACGATTTCCTGATCTCGCCCATCTCCGGCGCGGAACTCGAAGCGCGCATCGGCGGGCTGCTTCGCCGGTCGTATCCCGCACTGCACGAGCCCCAGCTTGTCTTCGGGCCCTACCAGTTCCTTCCGGCCTGGCGCACCGTCAAGCTCAAAGGTGCGCGGGTCGGCCTGAGAAGCCGCGAGTACGACCTTGCGCTGTTTCTCTTCCAGAACACCGGGCGCCTGCTGTCGCGCGAGCAGCTGTACCAAGCAATCTGGGGGGCCGACTTCGAGGTGCTCTCGCGCTCGCTGGACACACACCTGTCGCGCGTGAGGGCGAAGCTTGATCTTCGCCCGGCGAACGGCTTTTTGTTGGCAGCTCTGCGCGGGTTCGGCTACCGACTCGAGGCCATTGAAGCGGCTGCGGCGCAGGAGGAAATCCACGCGGGCGCGATGTCGTAG
- a CDS encoding HAMP domain-containing sensor histidine kinase, protein MANPSIASLTPAPASADEAESWVRGELIRSLMRSSRSSYIVSVALIPAMVGLSWVEVPRWELLTWLLAGVIATICRAWGSHVYTVRYAGRSSAAQQQFTERYGFIWSTTAVVWGSSILLFFERTPQVNQFMSWLIVAGVGTFPLNGLALHPPLLKRYVNTLFITMLGAVVIRLVSVNLHEPQFHYGYLMPILPMLHWFLLLRAGRHIHETARNSLELLFHNHILIKSLTQQRQAAVSAVAMKNRFLASAAHDMRQPVLALSLYADWLRNEPELVLELAPKIVRATHAVNALFDSMFDLARIDSGQVRLHIERVDVPELLHDLELQYRPVAESRGLDFRVHVTEGSFLTDPIRVRRMIGNLLANAIKYTTEGGVLLAARQTRDGMRVEVWDTGIGIAPEHLRDVFLEFYKVADHAGTSDGFGLGLAIVARLSHVLGHPISVRSRLGSGSVFRVALHDADEAVAQARVSASGG, encoded by the coding sequence ATGGCCAATCCGTCGATCGCGAGCTTGACACCAGCACCGGCTTCGGCCGACGAAGCCGAATCGTGGGTGCGCGGCGAGCTGATCCGCAGCCTGATGCGCTCATCGCGCAGCTCGTACATCGTTTCCGTCGCGCTCATACCGGCCATGGTCGGGCTGAGCTGGGTCGAGGTGCCTCGTTGGGAACTGCTGACGTGGCTGCTGGCCGGCGTCATCGCCACGATCTGCCGGGCCTGGGGCTCGCACGTCTATACGGTGCGCTACGCCGGCCGCAGTTCCGCGGCGCAGCAGCAGTTCACCGAGCGCTACGGCTTCATCTGGAGCACCACCGCGGTGGTGTGGGGATCGTCGATCCTGCTGTTCTTCGAACGTACACCGCAAGTCAACCAGTTCATGAGCTGGCTGATCGTGGCCGGGGTGGGCACCTTTCCGCTCAACGGGCTCGCGCTGCATCCGCCGCTGCTCAAGCGCTATGTCAACACGCTCTTCATCACGATGCTGGGGGCGGTGGTGATCCGGCTTGTCAGCGTCAACCTGCACGAGCCGCAGTTCCACTACGGCTACCTGATGCCGATCCTGCCGATGCTGCACTGGTTCCTGCTGCTGCGCGCGGGGCGCCATATCCATGAGACGGCGCGCAACAGCCTGGAGCTTTTGTTCCACAACCACATCCTGATCAAGTCGCTCACGCAGCAGCGGCAGGCGGCGGTGTCGGCGGTGGCGATGAAGAACCGCTTCCTAGCCAGCGCCGCGCACGACATGCGCCAGCCCGTGCTGGCACTTTCGCTGTACGCCGACTGGCTGCGTAACGAGCCCGAGCTGGTGCTCGAGCTCGCACCGAAGATCGTGCGCGCCACGCATGCGGTGAATGCGCTCTTCGACTCGATGTTCGACCTCGCGCGCATCGACTCGGGCCAGGTGCGGCTGCACATCGAGCGCGTCGATGTCCCCGAGCTGCTGCATGACCTGGAGCTGCAGTACCGCCCGGTGGCCGAGAGCCGCGGCCTCGACTTCCGCGTGCATGTGACCGAGGGCTCCTTCCTCACCGACCCGATTCGCGTGCGCCGCATGATCGGCAACCTGCTGGCCAACGCCATCAAGTACACGACCGAAGGCGGCGTGCTGCTGGCCGCGCGGCAGACGCGCGACGGCATGCGCGTGGAGGTGTGGGACACCGGCATCGGCATCGCGCCCGAGCACCTGCGCGATGTGTTCCTGGAGTTCTACAAGGTGGCCGACCATGCCGGCACATCCGACGGCTTCGGCCTCGGCCTGGCCATCGTTGCACGGCTCTCGCACGTGCTGGGGCACCCGATCAGCGTGCGCTCGCGGCTGGGAAGCGGCAGCGTGTTCCGCGTGGCCCTGCACGACGCCGACGAGGCGGTGGCGCAGGCGCGCGTGAGCGCCTCCGGCGGCTGA
- a CDS encoding response regulator transcription factor yields the protein MSIYVIDDHPLMRDAIVMVLRRLRPAENIVELERLDKLASSVQQRGAPTLFCLDLKLPDTNGVSGVIAVKQVYPNVPIAVYSAAPAADMEDACIEAGADTYIEKSASSNELAAALRGLLMAGSEEADEPPLASSKLSKRQTQLIAMLDKGMSNRDIATDLEISEHTVKVHLWRLFRRLGVKSRTQALHYARTNGLLSG from the coding sequence ATGAGCATTTATGTCATCGACGACCACCCCCTGATGCGCGACGCGATCGTGATGGTGTTGCGACGCCTGCGACCCGCCGAGAACATCGTCGAGCTCGAACGGCTCGACAAGCTCGCAAGCTCGGTGCAGCAGCGTGGCGCGCCCACCCTCTTTTGCCTGGACCTGAAGCTTCCGGACACGAATGGCGTCTCGGGCGTGATCGCGGTCAAGCAGGTCTACCCCAACGTGCCGATCGCCGTGTATTCGGCGGCGCCGGCCGCGGACATGGAAGACGCCTGCATCGAAGCGGGCGCCGACACTTACATCGAGAAGTCGGCCAGTTCCAATGAATTGGCAGCCGCCCTGCGCGGCCTGCTGATGGCAGGCTCCGAAGAGGCCGACGAACCGCCGCTCGCGAGCAGCAAGCTCTCCAAGCGCCAGACGCAGCTGATCGCCATGCTCGACAAGGGCATGAGCAATCGCGACATCGCGACCGACCTGGAGATCAGCGAGCACACGGTGAAGGTGCACCTGTGGCGCCTGTTCCGCCGTCTCGGTGTGAAGAGCCGCACGCAGGCCCTCCATTACGCCCGTACCAACGGTCTTCTGTCGGGCTGA
- a CDS encoding tryptophan--tRNA ligase, producing the protein MASSSSAPLRVLTGITPSGTPHLGNYVGSIRHSVRQSVAPGVESFFFLADYHALIKVQEPAKIQRSTLEIAASWLACGLDPERVTFYRQSDIAAIPELTWFLTCVTGKGVLNRAHAYKAQLDKNIAKGEDPDADVTAGLFMYPVLMGADILMFNAHKVPVGRDQVQHIEMARDMAQRFNHQYGEHFTLPEAEIDDAVATLPGLDGRKMSKSYGNTIPLFAPRAYLQKQIASIVTDSRAPGEPKETEGSALFQIYQAFADADETEMLRKAYADGIGWGDAKQLLFERIELEVAPLRKRYEALMSDPAEIERILLIGAEKASALSQPFMTRLRHAVGLRNLAAGRDKGSAKAAKVAKPSFKQYRERGDGLFYFKLLDARGETLLQSRGFASPQEAGRTIAVLQAERGAALAAVAAQLEPIDTEQSRAVTEALEALAEATTTTDGS; encoded by the coding sequence ATGGCCTCGTCTTCTTCCGCTCCCCTGCGCGTCCTGACCGGGATCACCCCGTCGGGCACGCCCCACCTCGGCAACTACGTCGGCTCGATCCGCCACTCGGTGCGGCAGAGCGTCGCGCCCGGTGTGGAGAGCTTCTTCTTCCTGGCCGACTACCACGCGCTCATCAAGGTGCAGGAGCCCGCGAAGATCCAGCGTTCCACGCTCGAGATCGCTGCGAGCTGGCTCGCCTGCGGGCTCGACCCTGAGCGCGTAACCTTCTACCGCCAATCGGACATCGCCGCGATTCCCGAGCTCACCTGGTTCCTCACCTGCGTCACCGGCAAGGGCGTGCTCAACCGCGCGCATGCCTACAAGGCGCAACTCGACAAGAACATCGCCAAGGGCGAGGACCCGGACGCCGACGTCACGGCCGGCCTCTTCATGTACCCGGTGCTGATGGGCGCGGACATCCTGATGTTCAACGCCCACAAGGTGCCCGTGGGCCGCGACCAGGTGCAGCACATCGAGATGGCGCGCGACATGGCGCAGCGCTTCAACCACCAGTACGGCGAGCACTTCACGCTGCCCGAAGCCGAGATCGACGATGCCGTCGCCACCCTGCCCGGCCTCGACGGCCGCAAGATGAGCAAGAGCTACGGCAACACGATCCCGCTGTTCGCGCCGCGCGCGTACCTGCAAAAGCAGATCGCCAGCATCGTGACCGACTCGCGCGCACCCGGCGAGCCCAAGGAGACCGAGGGCTCCGCGCTCTTCCAGATCTACCAGGCCTTTGCCGATGCCGACGAGACCGAGATGCTTCGCAAGGCTTACGCCGATGGCATCGGCTGGGGCGACGCCAAGCAATTGCTGTTCGAGCGCATCGAGCTCGAGGTGGCGCCGCTGCGAAAGCGCTACGAAGCGCTGATGAGCGACCCGGCGGAGATCGAGCGCATCCTGCTCATCGGTGCCGAGAAGGCCAGCGCGCTGTCGCAGCCCTTCATGACGCGCCTGCGTCACGCGGTGGGCCTGCGCAACCTCGCGGCGGGCCGCGACAAGGGCAGCGCCAAGGCGGCCAAGGTTGCGAAGCCCAGCTTCAAGCAATACCGCGAGCGCGGTGACGGACTTTTCTATTTCAAGCTGCTCGATGCGCGCGGCGAAACCCTGCTGCAGAGCCGCGGATTTGCGTCGCCGCAGGAAGCCGGCCGTACCATCGCGGTCTTGCAGGCCGAGCGCGGTGCGGCGCTCGCCGCAGTGGCTGCGCAGCTCGAGCCCATCGACACAGAACAATCACGCGCCGTGACAGAGGCGCTGGAGGCATTGGCGGAAGCAACGACCACGACAGATGGAAGTTGA
- a CDS encoding phage holin family protein translates to MLNNITPFLIHWAITAVSLWVASHLFRGLKFDGTGALVVSALLLGLANAVVKPLLIVLTLPLTLVTFGLFLLVINALMILLVAALVKGFKVSGFWTALFASIFISLLSIVIGSFVTSGDPAEKVQMPQSGNWL, encoded by the coding sequence ATGCTGAACAACATCACTCCCTTCCTCATCCACTGGGCCATCACCGCCGTCTCGCTCTGGGTCGCCAGCCACCTGTTTCGCGGGCTCAAGTTCGACGGCACTGGGGCACTGGTGGTGTCGGCCTTGCTGCTCGGGCTGGCCAACGCCGTCGTGAAGCCGCTGCTGATCGTGCTGACGCTGCCGTTGACGCTGGTGACCTTCGGCCTCTTTCTGCTGGTCATCAATGCGCTGATGATCCTGCTGGTGGCCGCGCTGGTGAAGGGCTTCAAGGTCTCGGGCTTCTGGACCGCGCTCTTTGCAAGCATCTTCATCTCGCTCTTGAGCATCGTCATCGGCTCGTTCGTCACCAGCGGCGACCCGGCCGAGAAGGTGCAGATGCCGCAGAGCGGCAACTGGCTCTGA